The Mauremys reevesii isolate NIE-2019 linkage group 1, ASM1616193v1, whole genome shotgun sequence genome segment acattttataCAACCCATTTTTTTTGCAAATTAAATTGTAACAATGTCATCAGTAGGGTCATAACTCTGTGGGGGACGGGGAAGTATAATTAAATAACCAAACAGGAAAATTATTCATAATGTACAGTTATTAACACTCTTTCAATAAATAAATGATATATTATGTTTTAATTTATTTCCATAACATTTGAAGCAAATCAAATTTCTACCCATTTAAATAATTGTATTGACAGAAACTGCTTATGGATTATTATGCTGCCCATTATCTTTAAGGAACTAAAAAAGTTAAGTAAAGGCTTACAAGATTAAGCTACTTTTTATTTGCATAGAAAAATATTTATCATAGGAGTCAACTATCATATGAGAGAAATTGCAtttgttttaattgaaaaaagATAGCTAAAAAGTTTCTGTGGGTTATTGCAACAGTACAAGAATACAAGATGCttccatttattaaaaaaatgtaaaacaaattgTGAAAGCTAAAGCAGGCTACAAAACAGAAGGTTCCTCTATTGTCTTTCCCTCACCTAATTATGTTACAAGTGCATGTGCCATGGTTGTTGAATACTATAAAGTGTAATTCTATACTTTCTAATATAACTTTTAAAACATCCTGCCCAAAAAAGCActatgcaaaatatatatatttgtatatgcTCACTCCCACTCGCATCACAACCTCGTTGTTACATAATCATCCTGAACAACTGTCTCTTCGTTCATCTCCGAGTCACTGGTAATGTCCAACTTCTTGTCCAGCAAATCCTCTGGTGTGAGGGGGTCTGAGTCCTGTACCTCTGTCTTCTCAGTTTCCACAGCACAATCATTCTCCTCGTGCTGTGAATCCAAAGTCTCACTGTTGGTTTGCTTATTGTTTGTTAGCATGCACTTTTCATTGAGACCTTGGATACTTAATGCACAGTTCATgaccattttttccccttccagtTCAGTAGTTTTCTCGCATTGTTCATCCACCTGTTGTTGTGAAACTTCTTCAGACACAGAGAATATTTTATTTGCACTCAGTTCCAGGGAGCTTGTTTTTGATCGTCTATGAAATAATCCAAAGCTTTTTATGTCTGTTACAAAGTTCACCCTCTTTTGTTTCTCCTTTATGGGCTCAGCCAccatcagtgcagctccattgcTTATGTTATGTGGTTCAGAGGCTATAGCAGCTGATCTTGGATGAATCAGTGTAGTTATGTCAAAAAGGCTGAAGTTCTTTTTCTTTACTTTCTCCTTTCCTCCACTCTCACAGTTTTCATCAGCCTCTAACAAAGAAGAGGCTTCTTTGTTGATTTTTGAAGTTTGCAAATTAGAAAGTCTGTTTCCTTTCAACAAACCCAGGACTTCAAAACGAAAGCTGGAAATATCTTGCTTTAACTCCTAAAAAGTTAGGAAGATATAGGAAGCATTTAAAACTTGGGAAtctattttggttttgtttggtttctctTTGTAATAAAGAACAACACCTGAATGTTTGAGCAAATGTGTTCATTTGTAAATATATAGTATTATGGATGttaatgtttatttttctctGACATCTTCTAAGTGCTTTGTGAATGCTTCAGATCAGTCCTCACAATTCCCATGGAAGGCGGAGAAGTGAGTATTAATACTTCCCAGAGGAAAGCCTGAGAGCTTATGTAAAGTGCCCATGACCCCTTGTCTAAATCACTGGCAGTGCTAGGATGAGAACTCTGGCTGTCTTACCTCCCATACCTATGTCTGGCTCACTAGACTGTGCTACTCCTATATAGGCAGAGCATTTTCACTGATATTCCTTAACCCACCGAATGTTATTATCCTTTACAAGGTGTACTAGCTTCCAGGTGGATGGCCCCAGGAACTATGTATTTTAAGGATTTGGGAGTTCAGGAAGTGGTGGTAGTGGGTGAACTGGGGATAGTCTGTGAGAGTGGAAAGGCACAGTAGTGAACCTAAGAGGTGTGGTAGGTGAGGCCATCCTCTCTCCCATTAGCTTCATCAAGATCTGCTGAATTTaatctttgatttaaaaaaagaagggggGGTCTGTGACCCTAAGAGCCCCTCAATGCCAACTGCCAACATTTACAGACACAGGATGACTGGCTAATTTAAAGAAGCTTCTAGCCTTTTGGTTTAGCAAGTTTTAATAGCTGAATTTTGTAGTTTGCCACCCAGTGACACTAAGAACATCATTTCTTCTGAagttcacagtttgagaaccaggACCAGTATAAACTCATCACCCTTCCAAGATCAGGTCATCATCAAATGATCTTTCCTCACTTTAGCACTTAACTGCCAGCATCATATTAGCCCTGATACACATAATCCCCAACACATTGTTGTCATAACACATATCTAAGAGGTATCATGTAAGGTATCACATGTAAACTGGTGACACACTGATCCCAAAATCCTTGTGTGATGTATGAATGGGATGTGTACAAAGGGTTATGTATGTGTGCTggaaaagtgttcttaaaatgtgtttcatAGGCAGTGTACAAATCAGGCCTGCTCTAGACCCAAGAGTGTGGATTCCTCTATCTAACTAGCTTGATTATAGGCAGGACAGTGgaagtacatttacatataaggtaaacCAAGCAATCAAACAAGCAATGGAAGAAAGCACTTAGTGAACTCCGCAGAGTTTTGCGTCTGCAACCCAAGTAAGTCTGCCTGGCTTTTGAGACAAAGACAACGGACTTTGGAAAAAGATATGGGGAGAAAAAAAGACATTCTGGTTATCCTTCACTTAGGGGACATAAGGAACAGCACCCTCTGAGCCTGTGAAAGTTTGATTCTCCTGGCCTGAAGGGCAGGAGCTGCTGATAACTTGCTGTAAGTGACAGACTGTTTTCAGCAAAAACATAAGTTTCTAGAATtgagttttagtcactagaaagtgtACTTAGTTTTGTTTAGATTGTAACCAtacctctctctttttctctcactGAGTATCACTtaaatttctgttctttgttaataaacttattcttagtTCTACTATAAACTATCTCAGTGCTATTATATTGAAGGATAAAGTGAGTCCTCAGCTAACCTAACAGTCTGGTGTGTACACTGGCTCTTCCATCCAGCCCTGCACTCCATGGCAGAAGAGCTAATTTTCTGAGATGTGGAAGTATTTCCATCTTGCTCTATCAGTATGGTCAATCACACAAGCTCTACCCCACTTTGGGATTCTCCTACACAGAGAAGGTTCCCAGCTAGCCAATTAAGCTGTCTGTTTCTTCCACTGGAAAGAGCCTGGTCCAAAATGTTTAAATGATTGGCCCAAGCTGACCTAGTAATCCATTGGGATACCCATGAATAGAACACAGGTCATTTGACACCAATCATTAGGCTATGCTGCccataattatttattaatttaacagCTGTGAAAGTCTAAAGAGATTGTACTGGAAAGAACAAAAAGGAGCAATATTTTGTGTGCAAAATGAATGCATGTGGTCAGGCAGGCCACACAGACTGTCCTCTAAGCTGTAAGTGAATGGCAGTTGCATGATTGTTTGTTTGATGCCCTGTAGTCATTTGACATTTTATTATTACATTGATAAGAATGAAAATAGTCACCTTAAAATTCTCTTCTGTGAGTCCTTCTTCAGTTTTGGCATCTCTTATCATTGCGGCAACGTATCGCTTAACAAGATTTCTCATCACTTCCTAAAAGATTTAAAAGAGTGTGTTAGTTTCGCTGGCAATGCTAACTGGACATACATTCACTGAACCAACTTcatttttgcttccttttctaaGTCACTACAAAAATTTTAAAACTTCTAGAGccagtcaaaacatttcatcaaCACGTTTTCTCAATGAAAAATAATTGTTTCAAttaaagagatttttttcttgAAATATGTGGGGGAAGCAGGGAAATCCTATCCCATCCCTCTCTAATAATTACCCatgctaaaaaaaacaaaaaaaacacggGCCTTCACCTGGTATTGATGATGTCTCCTCAAATTATCAGCTGCACGCCTCTGAAAAGAAACAGATTGAGATACTAGTATTAATGCTAGtgactaattttttaaaaaaaacttcaacAACTGgctgaaagtggcaggagagcAATATGATGAACTAGGGCAAGTGATGTGGAGGGCTGGTTCGAGGTCTTTTGGGAAGTTTCGGTACTGGTCCATCCTGGAGCTGGACAGGAGGGAGGGCTGCTGACAGCCAAAATGAGAAGTGCATCCTTGTGTCTTTTCCATACTGCAAAGGGAAGATCTGTGTGAGCCCTAAGTAGCACACAGtggagtggagcacaggatctgtgATCAAACTGAGACGCCCTCAGCAcaaaggggctggggaaggataATGGCTCCTATTCTGACCTTCAAAGCTAGGATAGCAGCTATACAGGGGCTGAGTAGTGCCTCATGACTACCCCACAGATTAGAGAGTGAATTCTTCCTCCTCACCCCTGTTAGCTTCCTGCACAAAGCCTGATTGCTCATGTTTGGTGCAGTGAAGAATTAATTTGGATGAAAGAGAAAACCCAAGTAAACTTTTGCACCGTAGTGCAAAGGACAGTCTCCTCAGATTAATGGTATATTTCATCTCTGGATGAAAGGGTCAACATTAGGTCATTGGCCAGACTCAAAATAAAGCCAAACCTGTCCACACTGCGATATGGACAATGCTCAAATGGTGGACAACAAAAAGAAGCTTCATAGGAAGAAATGTGTAAAACACAGCACTACTAGCAACAAAGCAATGGGTATCTCATCCGATTGTACTCTGATACCTAAGGGGTCtcaggaagaaggaaaaaaataatttgattctTACTCTGCTCATGAGTTAATGATTTCCTCAATAACAATTCAGATGGGctgactgaagtctttgcttatTCTATACCTTTGATTGTCCCTAGCTTATATTAATAGATTCCAAATCCAGAAGAGAAAATTGTGACCATCTAGTTTGaccacctgtataacacaggccatagactttcccaaaataattcctagagcagatctgttagaaaaaatatccaatcttgatttaaaaattgtcagtgtgaagaatctaccacaacctttggtaaattgctccaatggttaattaccatcaCGGTTAAAAATTTATGCtgtatttccagtttgaatttaccTAGCTTAAATTTCCcaccattggattgtgttatactgTTCGGTACCATATTAAAAAGTCcatcatcaaatatttgttccccatgtagagcaatagactgtaatcaagtcactccttaatcttctctttcttaaaataaatagattgagctgttTGAGCCTATCGTTATAGGGCATGTTTTCTGACTCTTTAATCATTCTTTTGAATCCTCTCTGAAACTTCTCCAGCTTACCAATATCTTTCTTGAGTTTTGGACAagagaactggacacactattccagcagaAGTCGCACCAGTGGCAGACACAGAGTAAGTTAGTGGGAGCAAGAttgatatttttttatttttgtctcctACATTTGTCATCCCAAATGCAATTGGATGTCTAATCTATGGCAAAATGTATCTAGGAGACCTGACAAAACTGAAGTTATAAGAAATCAGGCATTCATATATTTtctccagctcttggagtcaagGCTGATTTACAATTTACTTATGATTGGTAACATTCCTGTACTAGTGGATGGTTTGTAATTTGTGATTGATTTCTCTTTTGTGATTTACTGCAAAGTCATGATGAGACTACAGCAGGatgtagggggtgggggagggaggagggacatCGCATTTTCTGTTGTGGTAGCTTCTCTGAAAAGACACTGCATAGAATGGTTCCCTAAGTGAGCAGCTGCCCTCTAGTTATTCCAGTGCTTTTTCCTGATTACATTTCTGTCTTATGTAATTTTGTGCATGCTAAATACAAGTTACTATGTCCTTTCTAATTCAATCACCTGAAGACTGAGTGGAAATGCATTGAGTACTATGCCCACACAGTACAATGTTTCTGCAAAACCCCTTTGCAAAGGAAGGGATGTAGTCCTCCCCCACTCTGCATTAAAGCAACTTTGCTCTTGCAATGTTTTAAGGTGGGCCACCAGGTGGAGATGTCTCCCTCTTGTTGGGAGAAGACTGAGGAAATCCTAACAGCATTAGGGTTCATGAAGACAAATCTGACTCACAGAAGATTTGGtaatgaggaaaaaaatcattttcagatATCACTGAAATGTGCTTAACTCGAGGTAAAGGTAGTGAAcccaataaacaaaataaatactgACTCCTGCATTGCAGAAAACACCACCACAGCTCAGCACTCTGGGTATTCACAGtgaaatacaaaataaacacagcagctCAAGTTCAGCCTCCCTCAGCTTATGCTGCTATGGAGCAAGGTAACACTGATTAGCCAGATCAGTTATTTActgatcctgcacccactgaagtcattggcaaaCTCCCAATGGAGCAGTGCAGTGACCATTCAGCACGCAGCCTGGTAACACAGGATTTTGGCTGACAGTACTAACCATATTTTTCAACGTGCAAATATCTCCAGAATATTTTTACCACAATTACAATATGTATTTAATGCACAACACTGATGAACTGGAGAACAgtatatgtgtgcatgtgtgcgcacCTTCATGTATACACATATAATATCAAACTAGTGTTCaatgcctcagttctccatctccAGTTAAAATGCTCAGATCCTTTCTTCAGCTCCTAATTCCCTTTCTTCCTCATGGCAGAATGGATCCTCACATTCTGCAAACTCACTGCCATGAGCTTTCTACCCACTGCTGATTCCCAGTTCAGGTTGGGAACTGTGAAAAATGTGTACCAGAAACCTGTGAGGGTTTCCAGCAGGGTGAGGGTGATGTAGAGTGGGACATGTTACAGACAAGGGACACGCCTTAGCTCCCAACTCTAAGAAACCCCTCTGACCTCCCACACTAGTGCCCCCATCCATTCCCCTAAAACTCCTTAGAAACAGGCAGTTCCCAAGTGTTATCTACTTAAGAAACAGTTTCCTAAAGGCTAAGGCTCAAATTTTCAAAGGTAGCCTCAAATTTTGATtgccttttttttgggggggggccaCACTTCAACATGCAAAATGTCTCaagttaagcactcaaaattACAGACTTTTTTGAGAATGATGGCCCCAGAGCTTAATTTTTGGAGGTACTGACCACCTCCAACTTTATCAGAGGTCAATGGCAAGTACATAAGGTTCTAGGTGCTTAATGCTGGCCAGGACAGCCAAAGACTGAGGTCACTTGTGAAAATGTGCCATCAAATCAGTGAAACTAAACTAAATCTTGAAGTTAAGGATGTTTTCCCACAAGGAGCTGTTTCTTCTCAGCACAGCTGTGTCTAAAACTTTCAACATGACTTCACTCCCAGCTTTCCCTTTGCTATGGAGAAAGCTAAATTAGGAAATGTTTACGGgtcaagatttatttattttttttaataaaaagataaAATTAAAATTGGTACTGCCAAGATTCAAAACTTAATGAAAGCTGCATACAAGCCAAATGTTATACTTAAAacagtcactgctttccccttctCTTTGTTTAGTGCTCCACTCCCAGATGGACCTCTTTGAATAGTCACTTTTGTTTAGCAAGAAAAAGAGTGAGAATTCAGAAACCTTTGATTTagatttttaatgatttttaaagaaaagttgatGTTTAAACGCAGCTCAGCTGTATGTGAAGTGCAGTTGGAAGTTGTGGGTAGAAGAACAGCCAtggacaaatatatatatatatatatatacacacacatatatatatatatatatatacacacacatatattaatCACTGTAATAAAGAGAAGGCATGGTCATGTGATTAAAGCACAGCAGTGGAACCCCTAAGATGccagttcagttcccagctctaccacaaaTTTTCTGTGTgatactgggcaagtcacttaatcggTCTGTGCATGTGATAAAAAGAAAGATAACAATAAGTCCTTTCTGATGTCCTGTGTACATATAGGACCTTGCATATCCCTCTTTTGAGAGACTCTAATCATTACTTTAATACCAGTACTAATAATTTCTATCACCCTGTTTATTAAATTGCCAGCCAATCAATACAGTTTTGCAGACTTggcagcaaaatatatttactggtcAGAAATGTAATAATACTAAATTATTTTTAGAGACATGATTTTTTTCTGGCCAATTGTTTTTCACCTAGAAATTTTCATAAAGGTAGAATTCAAATTCAAAGTCTGGCCTTATCATCAAGGAGCTCAATGGTTTGGATCAAGGATACTCTGGGATGTGTACCATGCTGGACAATGCCAGTCCCCAGGAACAACACAGCTGTCCATGGCTAGGGTAAATCTTATCTCTGAAGGAGACACTGCTTTCTCTGGGGCTGGTCCAGGGCTGTGCAAGAAACTCCTGCAGAATCTAACCACCACCTCAAATGTCACCACTTTCCATCCCAAGGGTGATTGCACTCCTTTGATCTAACCTTCACTAACAACCCAGAGCAGATACATAAAAGCTAAAACCTCACATTATTTTCCCCTTCGAAAGAAAAGGGTAAGAAAAAAGGAGAAACGTGACAAATGCAAGTTGAATCACTTAATACActtctggaaggtgctcagataatgTGATGAGAATGGTATAAGAACCTGAGTAAAATGGAATAGAGGTAAATGCTTATGCACTGTtgttatagctgtgttggtctcaggagatcagaaagacaaggtaggtgaggtaatattttttcttggaccaactacttttggtgagaaagacaagctttcaagcttacaccgAGCTCTTCTTTTTCAGACCTGAAGaatagctctgtgtaagctcgaaagcttgtctccctcaccaatggaataaaagatattacctcacccaccttgtttctcttaaATGCTTATGTAAGTCAGCAGCGTGAGGAAATACTCAAGGTGTTCTTAGCAAATCTCTTCCCCTATGTCCTTCAGACTACTTTAAGTTTAAAATTGGAATGGAGAAATCTACTATTGAGTGACGGTGATAAGACACTAAATAACAGCTCTGAAATTTCATCCTACATCAATAACAAATCTGGATAGTGAAACATGTCACATAGTTGGAGGAAAATAATATCATTTATTCCAACACTTCTTTTTTTATGAATTAGGGCCTATATTTCAAACATGGTCACAGATTGTGGTTAGCCATGCTGAATAATTTTAGACACCAAAAGACATTGATTAGTCTGGAAAATTTAGGCCTAACAAGGTCAATAAAACTGTGCTATAAATCCATAGTTTATATATGTACATCAATGCAGCTTCTCTATATTGCTTAAACAGCTTCATACCAGTTATCTTAGAACAGGGGCAGACCATTactttttgtcaaggtccaaatttcttagtcaaggtatagtcaaggtccagactacAGAGAAACATTTTTATACCACAATAACAGTActgataataataagtaaataaaagctTTCatggtctgttcaaaagcatctggcagtctggatttggccTGCAGTCTATCTATTGACTACCCAGTCTTAGAGATATGTAATGAAGTATTAACTTTGTACCATTTTGTGATAACAGCTAAAGACAATACTGCATATACTGGGCTGTCAAAATGACattagcaaaaataaaaaaaaaatacataaaactaAATCAAAGTGAGCAATAATTTTTGAAGATAAAGGACCTCTCTGATCAGCATTTAGTATTAGAACCTAAGTGCTGGTAAATTACAATTGAATATCACTGGTCTTTTTACATTGTCTGTGAGCAAGCTGCACCTGTGGTTGGAGCAGAGGACCTCAGAACAGCTGAGCAGTAGAGATGGTTGGGTAGGGAAATAGAATTTTCATTCTGTGGAACATTTCAACATTCTGAAATCTTCTTTCCTCCCAATTCAGAATGAAAGGTCAAAATTTACTACAAAATGAAATATCCAGAATATTGCATTTTGGGAATCTCGAAGTAATGTTTAGACTTTATCATTTCAATTAGTTTATGATATTGTAAACATAAGTCAATATGATAACATTTTGTTAATTTCCCATCAAAATTTTTGATGAAATCAATAATAATCAATAAATGTTTAATTTAGTCAAATCAGCTGTTCAAATGGTCCACCGACTGAAGAGCCTGCTGCTCCAAAGAAAACCCATGTGATAGGAGAAAGATTTCATAAACTAGCTGTGTGTGATATTTGATCAGTCCAGAGGATGGGCTGTCCACTGCACAGTGGACTCTGGCAGATGCAGAGAATTTTCATTcaagaaaaatgaaaattaataacTGGCAAAGGGAGGTGTCTGAAAGACTCCCATAGTGTACCCTGCACCAGCCAAGCCCACTGCACCAAAGGGGAATTTGCCCTTTTTGGAGGGCAGGCAGGTCAACAGTCGGGTATGTATATAGCTCATAAGGAAGTACCCCCAAGAAATTGTGTGTGTCCACtctaggcctgatccaaagcctaatgAAGTAAGTAGAAAAACTtcactggactttggatcaggccttagagTCACGAGCAGAGAAAAATTAGTCATGTtccaaacaaatgaaaaagagAGGCTCTTGCAatgagagctggttggaaaattccCCTCAAAAAATTGTTTGCAgacaaaagcctttttttttttttttacacaaaagttttatggaaatttttttttcaaaatttttgtgtttttttcccccatgaaaaaccagaagacaaaaaaaaattcacttttcaGTATTTTCCCTCTGTTTTATTCCCTTTTTTCCTTTGTATCTTATCATTTACCAGAAACCAGGGTTCCAAGtgcggggtgggaagggggaaagAAGACAGATAAGggagaaacaaaacaaataatcaaaaatattgagttttcatcaaaaaacaaaaataaatacattttaaaaaattacagtgattttaaaaaaaaaaggttgttttttttttcaaattttcctATAAAAAACAATGGC includes the following:
- the TRPC4 gene encoding short transient receptor potential channel 4 isoform X3, whose amino-acid sequence is MWDGGLQDYIHDWWNLMDFVMNSLYLATISLKIVAFSKYSGLHPRQSWDMWHPTLVAEALFAIANIFSSLRLISLFTANSHLGPLQISLGRMLLDILKFLFIYCLVLLAFANGLNQLYFYYETNEPNSCKGIRCEKQNNAFSTLFETLQSLFWSIFGLINLYVTNVKARHEFTEFVGATMFGTYNVISLVVLLNMLIAMMNNSYQLIADHADIEWKFARTKLWMSYFEEGGTLPTPFNVLPSPKSLWYLIKWTWRHLCKKKIRRKPESFGTIGRRAADNLRRHHQYQEVMRNLVKRYVAAMIRDAKTEEGLTEENFKELKQDISSFRFEVLGLLKGNRLSNLQTSKINKEASSLLEADENCESGGKEKVKKKNFSLFDITTLIHPRSAAIASEPHNISNGAALMVAEPIKEKQKRVNFVTDIKSFGLFHRRSKTSSLELSANKIFSVSEEVSQQQVDEQCEKTTELEGEKMVMNCALSIQGLNEKCMLTNNKQTNSETLDSQHEENDCAVETEKTEVQDSDPLTPEDLLDKKLDITSDSEMNEETVVQDDYVTTRL